From Paenibacillus sp. V4I7, one genomic window encodes:
- a CDS encoding carbohydrate ABC transporter permease, which yields MILKQRDASQWTVSAVAYVFIGFFALICLIPFWLVYIGSFTAEHQIVKGFQMFPTEFTLDSYRFLFNGSQVYRSGFVSIFVTVVGTIGAVLMTSMFAYVTAHLKVKYRNFLSFYIYFTMLFAPGLVGYYLLISNWLNLRDSLLALILPQLFSAFNAFLMTSYFRTLPFELNEAATMDGAHELYIFFRIIWPISMPVIATITLFYALSYWNDWFNALMFIDDPHNHPLQMMLRRVVSNAQNLDYLNTNVNIPVSAAGVQLSTVCITIGPIIFLYPFLQRYFIKGMTIGAVKG from the coding sequence ATGATATTGAAACAACGAGATGCATCCCAATGGACCGTGTCCGCCGTAGCATATGTATTCATAGGTTTTTTTGCCCTTATTTGCCTTATTCCTTTCTGGCTTGTGTATATCGGATCATTCACAGCGGAGCATCAGATTGTTAAAGGCTTTCAAATGTTCCCTACGGAATTTACGCTTGATTCCTATCGTTTCTTATTTAATGGCAGTCAGGTGTACCGAAGCGGCTTTGTTTCCATATTCGTTACTGTGGTTGGTACCATCGGGGCAGTGCTCATGACTTCCATGTTCGCTTATGTTACAGCTCATCTGAAGGTGAAGTATCGGAATTTCCTTTCCTTTTACATTTACTTCACAATGCTTTTTGCGCCTGGTCTAGTAGGCTATTATTTGCTCATCTCCAACTGGCTGAACTTGCGGGACTCGTTATTAGCGCTGATCTTGCCCCAATTGTTCTCCGCATTCAACGCATTCTTAATGACATCCTATTTCCGAACGCTTCCATTTGAATTAAATGAGGCGGCGACCATGGATGGAGCGCATGAGCTGTATATCTTTTTCCGCATCATCTGGCCGATTTCCATGCCTGTGATTGCAACGATCACGCTGTTCTATGCGCTTTCCTATTGGAATGACTGGTTCAATGCACTGATGTTTATTGACGATCCGCATAATCACCCACTGCAGATGATGTTAAGAAGAGTTGTGTCCAATGCGCAGAATTTAGATTATTTAAATACGAATGTAAATATTCCGGTTTCAGCGGCAGGCGTTCAGCTTTCGACGGTATGCATCACGATTGGACCGATCATATTCTTATACCCATTCCTGCAGCGTTATTTCATCAAGGGTATGACGATTGGTGCGGTTAAGGGATAG
- a CDS encoding sugar ABC transporter permease has product MSIIRELRKNIWLYAMALPVIVYVFIFSYLPMSAHLLAFKQFIPAKGIWGSRWVGFDNLTFFFTGPDWLAVTLNTVFLNLLFITAGTVSSLLIALLLNEIRQVFFKKVTQSLVILPHFISIIVVNLMVLNFFNGQDGMINQLLKDAGFQTVDWFQTPSVWPMLLTIIFVWKGAGWGSIIYLATITGFSEEYYESARIDGAKRWQQIWHITLPLLRPTIIVLTLLALGQIFYGEFGLIYGIIGDNSLLYKATDVIDTYTYRSLRDFSNMNSYSNAAAIALFQSVMGFITILFFNWIVRRVDNDSKLF; this is encoded by the coding sequence ATGAGTATTATACGAGAACTCAGGAAGAACATATGGCTATATGCTATGGCGCTTCCTGTAATTGTGTACGTATTTATATTTTCTTATTTGCCAATGTCTGCACATCTATTGGCCTTTAAGCAGTTTATACCTGCTAAGGGGATCTGGGGAAGTCGATGGGTGGGATTTGACAATCTTACATTTTTTTTCACAGGACCTGATTGGTTGGCGGTTACATTAAATACCGTATTTTTGAATCTTTTATTCATTACGGCAGGCACCGTGAGCTCTTTATTAATTGCCCTGCTGCTGAATGAAATTAGACAAGTTTTTTTCAAGAAGGTAACCCAATCACTTGTGATTTTGCCGCATTTTATTTCCATTATCGTTGTTAATCTGATGGTCTTGAATTTCTTTAACGGGCAGGACGGCATGATTAATCAGCTGCTGAAAGATGCCGGCTTTCAGACGGTCGATTGGTTTCAGACACCATCGGTCTGGCCTATGCTTTTGACCATTATATTCGTATGGAAGGGAGCCGGTTGGGGTTCGATTATATATCTTGCGACGATAACCGGCTTCTCAGAAGAATATTATGAAAGCGCAAGAATTGACGGCGCCAAGCGCTGGCAGCAGATCTGGCACATTACCCTGCCGTTGTTGCGGCCGACCATTATCGTACTGACGCTTCTCGCTTTGGGACAGATCTTCTACGGTGAATTCGGCTTGATTTATGGAATTATTGGAGACAATTCTCTGCTCTACAAGGCTACGGATGTCATTGATACTTATACGTACCGATCCTTGAGGGATTTCTCGAATATGAACAGCTACAGCAATGCTGCGGCAATAGCATTATTCCAGTCGGTCATGGGTTTTATCACCATTCTTTTCTTCAATTGGATTGTCCGCCGAGTTGATAATGACTCCAAGTTATTCTAG
- a CDS encoding DUF3502 domain-containing protein, giving the protein MKSRSKGILLMVTSLILAGTLAACGSKEAATSETTKPAASTVAKLDPVKLKIMFPGDPPANWSEVKGEMENRLAGSLNVKLNVVFIPWADVLQKRQVALSSAEDYDLIWDNNPYQNIAAGLYEPLDSIIDKYGPEIKSNRSAQLLEANKVTGKLYAVPLEVNFIRPWTFVIRKDIREKLGIAPIKSYDDLVKFMYAVKEKAPEITPYIPNGTEHTGLKMASMLDPKANLAAISNYPGLYTKGNDGKAYNIFDNMDPMIMKNFEQNYKIYQDGILAKDALILKNAEFAKGKAAVATFNDFGVALSTRTSLEKSVPGATAEAFSFYDPSMKLASTFKAGNFIAVPVVSKNKERAIQFVNWLNQKDNYDLLAYGIKGKNWEDSGEGLFKPIKESPYAGIPFAWGWNSKLDRIDASLPEDVIKLNKWQRDPNNFTADILAGFTFDPSPVSNEIAQLSTVGKELYDPIVMGLVEPKDGLAKFKDKAYANVKKVQVEYQKQLDAYLASKKK; this is encoded by the coding sequence GTGAAGTCAAGAAGTAAAGGTATCTTATTAATGGTGACATCGCTAATACTGGCAGGAACATTGGCCGCCTGCGGTTCGAAGGAGGCTGCAACTTCCGAAACCACCAAACCGGCAGCTTCCACGGTGGCCAAATTAGATCCGGTTAAACTGAAAATCATGTTCCCGGGAGATCCGCCGGCCAATTGGAGTGAAGTGAAGGGAGAGATGGAGAATCGTCTTGCCGGTTCGCTTAATGTGAAGCTGAACGTGGTGTTTATTCCATGGGCGGATGTCCTTCAGAAACGCCAAGTCGCATTATCCTCCGCGGAAGATTACGATCTGATCTGGGATAATAATCCGTATCAAAATATTGCTGCTGGGCTCTACGAACCATTAGACTCAATCATTGATAAGTATGGACCTGAGATTAAAAGCAACCGCTCTGCGCAACTGCTAGAAGCCAACAAAGTGACCGGTAAATTGTACGCAGTACCGCTTGAAGTGAATTTCATTCGTCCGTGGACGTTTGTTATACGCAAGGACATCCGAGAGAAGCTAGGCATTGCTCCGATCAAGAGCTACGACGATCTGGTCAAATTTATGTATGCTGTGAAAGAGAAGGCTCCGGAGATCACCCCGTACATTCCGAACGGCACCGAACATACTGGTTTGAAGATGGCAAGTATGCTGGATCCGAAAGCCAATCTTGCCGCTATATCGAATTATCCTGGACTGTACACCAAAGGCAATGATGGAAAGGCCTATAATATCTTTGATAACATGGATCCTATGATCATGAAAAATTTCGAACAAAATTACAAGATCTACCAGGATGGGATTCTTGCCAAAGATGCCCTCATTCTTAAAAATGCGGAATTTGCTAAAGGAAAAGCAGCTGTAGCAACCTTCAATGATTTCGGTGTAGCTCTTAGCACCCGAACTTCTCTGGAAAAGTCAGTTCCGGGAGCCACCGCAGAAGCATTCAGTTTCTATGATCCCAGCATGAAGCTGGCCTCAACGTTCAAAGCAGGAAATTTCATTGCCGTCCCCGTGGTCAGCAAAAACAAAGAACGCGCCATTCAATTCGTCAATTGGTTAAACCAGAAGGATAATTACGACTTGCTTGCCTACGGAATAAAGGGTAAAAACTGGGAAGATTCGGGCGAAGGCCTTTTTAAACCCATCAAAGAAAGCCCTTATGCAGGCATTCCTTTCGCATGGGGTTGGAACTCCAAGCTGGATCGCATCGATGCCAGCTTGCCGGAAGATGTGATCAAGCTGAATAAGTGGCAGCGGGATCCCAATAATTTTACGGCGGATATTCTTGCCGGATTTACTTTCGATCCAAGCCCGGTATCCAATGAAATTGCACAATTGAGCACTGTGGGTAAAGAGTTGTATGATCCGATAGTCATGGGTCTGGTGGAACCGAAAGATGGTTTAGCGAAGTTTAAGGATAAAGCATATGCTAATGTCAAGAAAGTCCAAGTTGAGTATCAAAAACAGCTGGATGCGTACCTGGCCAGTAAAAAGAAGTAA
- a CDS encoding AraC family transcriptional regulator, which produces MWSRLKPKKMYLNIFMYSCIAVSLLTLVFTVFLSQQFAKSAMDEMDKSNQVKINQIVKTSEFTLQKIRQFALRIYSDQSIALWMNMEKDQYSPLTLDKAATSVREFMSSEPFIRGIYLINFHIDQIYTSESSIYTTKNFYDQTMLDYIKNQKTPYLQYVNHEVGGESFLALVVPAAGPNQNYQGFVAILFSKPLLNENMLQISADDPNKIYIEGKNKEFILGNTDPALTKALMEVDKTAADQGWKWKTGNETWSIQSERFPVEGWNIYHMSPISLWQDKVAKIRIQIIGSSIFMLLALLLYLFWQSYRSLKPLSDLAAQIRSKLGKEHAILQASNAGNEMAWIHSGFHSLVAKIEQLDSSIKSSKALVKDDFLRQWILNSKSSKPIEEFIRNQTQILQTEWFRMAVIRLESYGRFEEQFDFASRKLLRFALGNIMAEVLSNHGFVAETVDFGSDHIVALISLSTSEEEMALAIGAMDDVKVQISRWLKLEVHAAISSVLDVEENLQIIYNQLYELTLMGFINHEDRVFTSDDLERYERGKDSDLDEALLKQVIQSVQLKNDKALEGYLDHLTVHMQELSYQECKLQLTHIIYSIMKSFKNYKTFQGMKSIHSFLEQFATLGEVKSWLYQVMLQTIEQNRKKNALSRKDEVAAEMIEYVRNHLHNPMLSVDDIAAHVSMSVNYARQIFKDHFNCSLSDYITDQRIEHVIKLLTTTDWTVADITEQSGFQTKSTFFAAFKRATGMTPNQYRLGKT; this is translated from the coding sequence ATGTGGAGCCGGTTAAAGCCGAAGAAGATGTATTTAAACATATTTATGTATTCATGCATTGCAGTGAGCTTACTTACCCTAGTGTTCACCGTGTTCCTGAGCCAGCAGTTCGCTAAAAGCGCAATGGATGAAATGGACAAGTCCAACCAGGTGAAAATTAATCAAATCGTTAAAACCTCGGAATTTACCCTGCAAAAAATACGCCAGTTTGCGCTAAGAATCTATTCGGATCAAAGTATTGCGCTCTGGATGAACATGGAAAAGGACCAGTACTCCCCATTGACATTGGATAAAGCAGCGACAAGTGTAAGGGAATTTATGAGCAGTGAGCCTTTCATTCGAGGCATTTATTTAATTAACTTTCATATTGATCAAATCTACACTTCTGAATCGAGCATCTATACGACAAAGAATTTTTATGACCAAACGATGTTGGACTACATTAAGAATCAAAAAACGCCGTATCTGCAGTATGTTAACCATGAGGTGGGAGGAGAATCGTTTCTTGCACTTGTCGTACCAGCAGCCGGACCTAATCAGAACTATCAGGGATTTGTTGCAATTCTGTTCAGTAAACCATTGTTGAATGAGAACATGCTGCAGATTTCAGCAGATGATCCCAATAAAATTTATATTGAAGGCAAAAATAAAGAGTTCATCCTGGGGAATACGGACCCTGCGTTAACCAAAGCGCTAATGGAAGTAGATAAAACGGCGGCAGACCAGGGATGGAAATGGAAGACTGGCAATGAAACCTGGTCCATTCAGTCGGAACGGTTCCCTGTAGAAGGATGGAATATATATCACATGTCGCCGATCTCCTTATGGCAAGATAAGGTTGCTAAGATTCGTATCCAAATTATTGGTTCTTCGATCTTTATGCTGTTAGCCTTGCTGTTATATTTGTTTTGGCAATCATACCGCAGCTTAAAGCCTCTTAGTGACTTGGCAGCTCAAATACGAAGCAAACTAGGTAAGGAACATGCTATCCTACAAGCATCAAATGCCGGCAATGAAATGGCATGGATTCATTCCGGTTTCCATTCGCTTGTTGCGAAGATCGAACAATTGGATTCATCGATCAAGAGCAGCAAAGCTTTGGTGAAGGATGATTTCTTGCGTCAATGGATTCTTAATTCGAAGTCATCCAAACCAATTGAAGAGTTTATTAGGAACCAAACGCAAATTCTCCAAACGGAATGGTTTCGCATGGCGGTCATTCGTCTGGAATCGTACGGACGCTTCGAAGAACAGTTTGACTTTGCTTCGCGCAAATTATTGCGCTTTGCATTAGGGAATATTATGGCAGAAGTTCTTTCGAATCACGGGTTTGTTGCGGAAACAGTCGATTTCGGCTCTGATCACATTGTGGCGCTCATTTCTTTGTCTACTTCAGAGGAAGAAATGGCACTAGCAATAGGAGCGATGGATGATGTAAAGGTTCAGATCAGTCGATGGCTTAAGCTGGAAGTGCATGCAGCTATCAGTTCCGTGCTTGATGTTGAGGAGAATCTGCAGATTATCTATAACCAGCTTTACGAACTGACGTTAATGGGATTCATTAATCATGAGGATAGGGTGTTTACTTCTGATGATCTGGAGCGATATGAACGAGGCAAAGACAGTGATCTCGATGAAGCATTGCTGAAACAGGTTATTCAATCTGTTCAGCTTAAGAATGATAAAGCACTTGAAGGTTATTTGGATCACCTCACCGTGCATATGCAGGAACTAAGTTATCAGGAATGCAAACTGCAGTTGACTCACATCATTTATTCAATCATGAAAAGCTTCAAAAACTATAAAACGTTTCAAGGGATGAAGAGTATCCATTCTTTTCTGGAACAATTTGCCACCTTAGGTGAAGTGAAATCGTGGCTGTACCAGGTGATGCTACAAACCATAGAACAGAACCGCAAGAAGAATGCTTTGAGCCGAAAGGATGAGGTTGCTGCGGAGATGATTGAATATGTACGTAATCATCTTCACAATCCGATGCTTTCCGTCGATGACATTGCCGCACATGTCTCCATGTCTGTGAACTATGCCAGACAAATATTCAAGGATCATTTTAATTGCTCACTATCCGATTATATTACAGACCAACGGATTGAGCATGTCATCAAGCTGCTTACAACGACCGATTGGACCGTTGCTGATATAACGGAACAGTCCGGATTTCAAACCAAGAGTACCTTCTTTGCGGCATTCAAGCGAGCAACCGGGATGACGCCGAACCAATACCGTTTGGGAAAAACATGA
- a CDS encoding squalene/phytoene synthase family protein gives MTMLKKTSRTFYIPISYLDLGLREAVTSAYLCMRAIDEIEDHEELTDQLKVELLLGIHEAFQSPYIIEATQKLLSPYGAVLPAVTMQLDEWALLCPSSAAPIVYHYIAKMSLQMAEWVQNGWNIHTEEDLDRYTYSVAGMVGEMLSELWLWHDGTQSDLTKAIAFGRGLQSVNILRNRVEDLKRGVDFFPDGWGFKEMQQYTRRNLQLADSYVADLKEGPALNFCKIPLALAHATVNLIAVGGNKLTRDAVLKIVSRVTG, from the coding sequence ATGACCATGTTGAAGAAAACGAGCCGTACTTTTTATATTCCGATAAGTTACTTGGATTTAGGATTGAGGGAGGCTGTAACGTCTGCCTATCTGTGTATGCGAGCTATAGATGAAATCGAGGATCATGAAGAACTCACAGACCAATTGAAAGTGGAATTATTACTCGGGATACACGAGGCATTCCAATCCCCATATATTATCGAAGCAACACAAAAATTACTCTCACCGTATGGGGCAGTATTACCGGCAGTTACAATGCAACTCGATGAGTGGGCGCTTCTTTGTCCATCTTCCGCAGCTCCAATCGTATATCATTACATCGCAAAGATGTCGTTACAAATGGCCGAATGGGTTCAGAACGGGTGGAACATTCATACGGAAGAGGATTTGGACCGCTATACTTATAGTGTGGCTGGTATGGTTGGAGAAATGCTATCAGAACTATGGTTGTGGCATGACGGGACGCAATCCGATCTAACGAAGGCGATTGCCTTCGGAAGAGGACTTCAGTCAGTAAATATCCTTCGAAACAGAGTGGAGGATCTTAAACGTGGCGTTGACTTCTTTCCTGACGGTTGGGGATTCAAAGAGATGCAACAGTACACACGTCGCAATTTACAACTCGCCGACTCATATGTCGCAGATCTGAAGGAAGGTCCAGCGTTGAATTTTTGCAAGATACCATTAGCGCTAGCTCATGCTACGGTAAACCTCATCGCTGTTGGTGGAAACAAATTAACGAGAGATGCGGTTCTAAAAATTGTGAGTCGTGTGACTGGATAA
- a CDS encoding glycoside hydrolase family 3 protein, with the protein MVNLKAKPFHLDEEAIQWVNETLRGLSLEEKVGQLFITVDLPFDTGAKKNLLGIRPGGVHVFGFSPHATKQHQAVLIRDLQKRSKVPLLVSGDLENGGQGGATDGTNLASNMQLAAANDPDLATAFGASIEVEGYAMGFNWVYGPVIDINYNYQNPIVNIRAFGDTPGIVEHTALPVMNAIQKNNRMAACVKHWPGDGMDDRDQHKVLTNNTLTMKEWRETYGRVYKSAIENGVKTVMSAHIALPSYYEELGITDIRTKYTPGSLSYELNTKLLREELGFNGLIVSDATSMIGMTCFGRRKDIIPQCIASGVDMFLFTNDMHEDFQAMLQGVHDGILTEERLNEAVTRILALKASLGLHLPQADERDLDVVGSAEHLQLAAEIASKSVTLVKDTQGLLPLTPQKQKRILLLAASDEASFFADKAATGDEFARMLSEEGFTVVREYEVKEEGNEIDAVIFLVQKSPGFMQNSMRLSPQETGGLFKWYPTQVPTVFISLGNPYTLYELPSMPTMINAYNATLAVQKEIIRCMVGKQPFQGESPIDAYCGLEWAKL; encoded by the coding sequence ATGGTTAATCTGAAAGCAAAACCGTTTCATTTGGACGAAGAAGCGATTCAGTGGGTCAACGAAACTTTACGTGGATTATCTTTGGAAGAAAAAGTGGGCCAACTATTCATTACTGTAGATCTTCCGTTTGATACTGGGGCCAAAAAGAATTTGCTTGGTATTCGCCCAGGGGGAGTCCATGTATTTGGATTTTCCCCGCATGCAACGAAGCAGCATCAGGCGGTTTTAATTCGTGACTTGCAAAAGCGCAGCAAAGTACCGCTGCTAGTTTCAGGCGATCTTGAGAATGGGGGACAAGGCGGGGCAACCGATGGAACGAACCTTGCGTCTAACATGCAGTTGGCCGCGGCAAACGATCCAGACCTCGCAACCGCGTTTGGAGCTTCCATAGAAGTTGAGGGTTACGCAATGGGGTTCAACTGGGTGTACGGACCGGTCATTGACATCAATTACAACTATCAGAATCCCATCGTCAACATCCGTGCATTCGGCGATACGCCCGGTATCGTGGAACATACAGCGCTGCCTGTCATGAATGCTATTCAGAAGAACAATCGGATGGCTGCCTGCGTGAAGCACTGGCCTGGTGACGGCATGGATGACCGAGATCAGCATAAGGTGCTGACGAATAATACGTTAACGATGAAAGAGTGGCGTGAGACCTACGGCCGTGTATATAAATCGGCGATCGAGAACGGGGTCAAGACGGTTATGAGCGCTCACATCGCACTGCCAAGCTATTATGAAGAATTGGGAATCACGGACATAAGAACTAAATATACACCGGGATCCTTATCGTACGAATTGAACACGAAGCTTCTGCGGGAAGAGCTCGGGTTTAACGGACTTATCGTTTCCGATGCTACATCGATGATAGGCATGACGTGCTTTGGCCGACGTAAAGATATCATTCCGCAGTGTATTGCGTCGGGCGTGGATATGTTCCTGTTTACGAATGATATGCACGAAGATTTTCAGGCCATGCTTCAAGGCGTCCATGATGGCATACTCACGGAGGAGCGGTTGAATGAGGCGGTCACAAGAATACTGGCTCTAAAAGCGTCACTCGGTCTTCACTTGCCTCAGGCGGATGAAAGGGATCTTGACGTGGTAGGTTCAGCTGAACATTTGCAGCTGGCAGCGGAAATTGCGAGCAAATCGGTAACACTGGTCAAGGATACCCAGGGCCTTCTACCTTTAACACCGCAAAAGCAAAAGCGTATTTTGCTGTTAGCTGCTTCGGATGAGGCTTCCTTTTTTGCCGATAAGGCCGCAACGGGTGACGAGTTTGCCCGGATGCTGAGTGAGGAAGGCTTCACGGTTGTTCGGGAATATGAGGTAAAAGAAGAGGGCAACGAAATAGATGCTGTTATTTTTCTTGTTCAGAAATCACCTGGATTCATGCAAAATTCCATGCGTCTCTCTCCACAAGAAACAGGAGGACTTTTCAAATGGTACCCTACACAGGTGCCAACCGTATTTATCTCGCTGGGAAATCCGTACACGCTCTATGAACTTCCGTCTATGCCTACGATGATAAACGCATATAACGCTACCTTGGCGGTACAGAAAGAAATTATTAGATGTATGGTTGGCAAGCAGCCGTTTCAAGGAGAGTCTCCAATCGATGCTTACTGCGGTCTTGAGTGGGCCAAGTTATAG
- a CDS encoding glycoside hydrolase family 3 C-terminal domain-containing protein, translating to MNSKIKELISKLTLEEKAGLCSGLDFWHTKGIERLGIPSLMVTDGPHGLRKQKEDADHLGLHNSVPATCFPSAAGMAASWNRELIGRVGEALGKECQAEDVAVLLGPGANIKRSPLCGRNFEYFSEDPYLSSEMAANHIKGVQSQGVGTSLKHFAANNQEHRRMSVDAVIDERTLREIYLASFEGAVKQSQPWSVMCSYNQVNGEYASENAFLLTQVLRDEWGFEGFVVSDWGAVNERVKSLQAGLELEMPSSAGIGDAKIVAAVKSGELSEETLNLAVERMLTFIFKAADSSKTDAVYESAAHHRLAREAAHESMVLLKNEGGILPLRKQGKIAVIGEFAKNPRFQGGGSSHVNPTKLDDALEEMMNVAGDTAQISYSQGYKLDSDEIDEDLVREAKETAAKADVAVLFVGLPDRYESEGYDRTHMAIPVNHRALIDAVAEVQSNLIIILSNGSPVEMPWIGKVKAVLEGYLGGQAFGGAVTDLLFGLANPSGKLAETFPVKLSDNPSFLNFPGEGDKVEYKEGVFVGYRYYDTKEIKPLFPFGFGLSYTNFGYSDLRVDKSAIKDNEKVTVQVSVKNTGGCTGKEIVQLYVKDVQSSVNRPQKELKGFQKVELQPGEQQTVTFVLDQRAFAYYNVQIGDWHVETGAFDILLGKSSRDIIQRTTIEVESTVTLPGAYNRNSLIGDLMANPLTADKAKEFIGRFGFDALLGDNPDMLMAMMRYMPLRAMIGFGQGKYSEEMLADDLKNLNAIPERKVTVSTR from the coding sequence ATGAATTCGAAAATTAAAGAACTAATTTCCAAATTAACGTTGGAGGAAAAGGCCGGCTTATGCTCGGGTTTGGATTTCTGGCATACCAAAGGGATAGAGAGGCTTGGGATCCCATCACTTATGGTGACAGACGGACCTCACGGCTTACGGAAACAAAAAGAAGATGCGGATCACCTTGGCCTTCATAACAGTGTACCTGCTACTTGCTTCCCATCGGCCGCAGGCATGGCCGCTTCTTGGAATCGGGAGCTGATCGGCAGAGTAGGCGAGGCATTAGGGAAGGAATGCCAAGCGGAAGACGTTGCGGTTCTTCTTGGGCCGGGAGCCAATATCAAACGGTCGCCTTTGTGCGGCAGAAATTTCGAATACTTTTCGGAGGATCCGTACCTTTCTTCGGAAATGGCGGCCAATCATATCAAGGGCGTACAAAGTCAGGGCGTTGGCACTTCGCTCAAGCACTTTGCCGCGAATAACCAGGAGCATCGGAGAATGTCCGTTGATGCCGTTATTGACGAGCGGACACTGCGGGAAATATATTTAGCCAGCTTTGAAGGCGCAGTTAAGCAGTCACAACCGTGGAGTGTGATGTGTTCCTACAATCAGGTCAATGGTGAATATGCATCGGAGAATGCGTTTTTGTTGACTCAGGTTTTGCGGGATGAATGGGGTTTTGAAGGCTTTGTGGTTTCAGACTGGGGTGCAGTTAACGAGCGCGTAAAATCTCTTCAGGCTGGATTAGAACTGGAAATGCCCTCAAGTGCCGGAATCGGTGACGCAAAGATTGTTGCAGCAGTAAAAAGCGGCGAGCTTTCGGAGGAGACGTTGAATCTTGCGGTCGAGCGGATGTTGACCTTCATCTTTAAGGCAGCAGATAGCAGTAAGACTGATGCTGTTTACGAGTCTGCAGCTCATCATCGATTGGCTCGAGAGGCTGCCCATGAAAGCATGGTGCTTCTCAAGAATGAAGGGGGTATTCTACCGCTTCGTAAGCAAGGGAAGATTGCTGTAATTGGTGAATTTGCCAAGAATCCGCGTTTCCAGGGCGGCGGCAGCTCCCATGTCAATCCGACCAAGCTGGATGATGCGCTAGAAGAAATGATGAATGTCGCAGGAGATACGGCACAAATCAGTTATTCGCAAGGCTACAAGCTGGATAGCGACGAAATCGATGAAGATTTGGTAAGGGAAGCAAAGGAAACAGCGGCAAAAGCGGATGTGGCGGTCCTATTTGTCGGATTGCCTGATCGCTATGAATCGGAAGGGTATGACCGCACGCATATGGCCATTCCCGTCAATCATCGTGCACTAATCGATGCCGTGGCGGAAGTTCAAAGTAACCTCATCATTATCTTGAGCAACGGCTCTCCGGTTGAAATGCCTTGGATCGGCAAAGTAAAAGCTGTGCTGGAAGGATACCTGGGGGGGCAAGCTTTTGGCGGTGCGGTAACAGACTTGTTGTTTGGCCTCGCGAACCCGAGCGGCAAGCTTGCGGAAACGTTCCCTGTGAAACTAAGTGATAACCCGTCCTTCTTGAATTTCCCTGGTGAGGGCGACAAAGTGGAATATAAAGAGGGCGTATTTGTCGGTTACCGTTATTACGATACCAAAGAGATTAAGCCTTTATTCCCATTCGGGTTCGGCCTTAGTTATACCAATTTCGGATACAGTGACCTGCGTGTAGACAAATCAGCGATCAAAGATAATGAGAAGGTTACCGTTCAAGTATCTGTGAAAAATACAGGCGGCTGTACAGGAAAAGAAATCGTTCAACTCTACGTCAAGGACGTTCAGAGCAGTGTCAATCGTCCGCAAAAAGAATTGAAAGGCTTCCAAAAAGTCGAGCTGCAGCCAGGAGAACAACAAACAGTTACCTTTGTTTTGGATCAAAGGGCTTTCGCTTACTACAACGTTCAAATCGGCGATTGGCATGTGGAAACCGGGGCATTTGACATCTTACTTGGAAAATCTTCGCGAGATATCATTCAGCGCACAACGATCGAGGTCGAATCTACTGTCACCCTTCCCGGGGCGTATAATCGCAACTCATTAATCGGCGACTTGATGGCAAATCCGTTAACGGCTGATAAAGCGAAAGAATTTATTGGGAGATTCGGCTTTGACGCTCTCTTAGGAGATAACCCAGACATGCTGATGGCTATGATGAGATATATGCCGCTGCGTGCAATGATTGGCTTCGGACAAGGGAAATATTCCGAAGAGATGTTGGCTGACGATTTAAAGAACTTGAACGCCATCCCGGAAAGAAAAGTAACCGTTAGTACGCGATAA